A DNA window from Ranitomeya imitator isolate aRanImi1 chromosome 2, aRanImi1.pri, whole genome shotgun sequence contains the following coding sequences:
- the TIMP1 gene encoding metalloproteinase inhibitor 1 codes for MLSLVALVILGCLSKDAWSCTCGPRHPQTVYCDSPVVFRAKFIAQKDCVEREQWTTYEVKATKIFKAPKDVDDIQFVYSPKIESMCGYQHPSGNKSEEFLVAGTLVDNKVYITSCSFVAPWAALTMGQKRGFLQVYAKHCDCQIKQCFTMPCEVDSGLQCLWTDPLMSRKSPYANHQAVNLACIIQSKDLCTWSSLKSRIYATTTASNRSKAQ; via the exons ATGTTATCCCTGGTGGCGCTGGTGATTTTGGGGTGCCTGAGCAAAGATGCCTGGTCCTGTACATGTGGCCCCCGCCACCCCCAGACTGTCTACTGTGACTCACCTGTGG TTTTCCGGGCAAAGTTCATTGCGCAGAAAGACTGTGTGGAACGGGAACAATGGACGACGTATGAGGTGAAAGCCACAAAG ATTTTCAAGGCTCCTAAAGACGTCGACGACATCCAGTTTGTGTACAGCCCCAAGATAGAGAGTATGTGCGGCTACCAACATCCCTCCGGGAACAAGAGCGAGGAGTTCCTGGTCGCCG GGACCCTGGTGGACAATAAGGTGTACATCACCTCCTGTAGCTTTGTGGCACCATGGGCCGCCCTAACGATGGGCCAGAAGAGGGGATTCCTGCAGGTGTATGCCAAGCACTGTGACTGCCAG ATTAAGCAGTGCTTCACCATGCCCTGTGAGGTGGACAGCGGCCTGCAGTGTCTCTGGACCGACCCCCTGATGAGCAGAAAGTCTCCATACGCCAATCACCAGGCTGTGAACCTGGCCTGCATCATCCAGAGCAAAGATCTGTGCACCTGGAGCAGCCTGAAGTCTCGTATCTACGCCACCACCACCGCCAGCAACAGAAGCAAAGCGCAATGA